The Streptomyces sp. NBC_01689 genome includes a window with the following:
- a CDS encoding serine hydrolase domain-containing protein codes for MSSLHDTLRRRVDDGTVPGAVSLVARGDDVEVAAVGSVDIEGTTPMARDSIFRIASVSKPVTAAAVLTLVEDGRLALDTPVEKWLPELAKPTVVRTPSSPVEDVVPADRPLTVEDLLSFRTGWGLPSDFSLPAARALFAVQDHSRSFQEWPEPDTWLGLLAQVPMLHQPGEAWLYGTSSALQGILVSRVSGRTFPDFLAERVFEPLGMRDTAFEVPASKQHRFTSSYAPAADGTLRLTDAPDGAYSSLPRFPSGGGGLVSTADDLLAFFRMLADDGTAPDGTRVLSPTSVSRMTTNHLTAAQRDASTLFLEGQGWGYGGQVDVTPVDPWNVPGRYGWVGGTGTTAHVVPPTGTVTVLLTQTAMTGPTPTPLMREFWRHTAQC; via the coding sequence ATGAGCTCTCTCCACGACACCCTGCGACGACGCGTCGACGACGGCACCGTGCCGGGGGCGGTGAGCCTGGTGGCCCGTGGCGACGACGTCGAGGTGGCCGCCGTCGGCTCCGTCGACATCGAAGGCACCACACCGATGGCCCGCGACTCGATCTTCCGGATCGCCTCGGTCAGCAAGCCGGTCACGGCGGCGGCGGTCCTGACGCTGGTGGAGGACGGGCGGTTGGCACTGGACACCCCGGTGGAGAAATGGCTGCCGGAGCTGGCGAAGCCGACGGTGGTCCGCACGCCCTCCTCGCCCGTCGAGGACGTGGTCCCGGCGGACCGTCCCCTCACGGTCGAGGACCTGCTGAGCTTCCGGACCGGCTGGGGCCTGCCCTCGGACTTCTCCCTGCCGGCCGCGCGGGCCCTGTTCGCGGTGCAGGATCACAGCCGCTCCTTCCAGGAGTGGCCCGAACCGGACACCTGGCTGGGCCTGCTCGCCCAGGTACCGATGCTGCACCAGCCGGGTGAGGCCTGGCTGTACGGCACATCGTCCGCCCTGCAGGGCATCCTGGTCTCCCGGGTGTCGGGCCGTACCTTCCCCGATTTCCTGGCGGAGCGGGTCTTCGAGCCGCTGGGCATGCGGGACACCGCGTTCGAGGTGCCCGCCTCGAAACAGCACCGCTTCACCTCCTCCTACGCTCCCGCCGCGGACGGCACCCTGCGCCTGACGGACGCCCCGGACGGCGCGTACAGCAGCCTGCCGCGCTTCCCGTCGGGCGGCGGCGGCCTGGTCTCGACCGCCGACGACCTCCTCGCCTTCTTCCGGATGCTCGCCGACGACGGCACGGCCCCGGACGGCACCCGCGTCCTCTCCCCCACCTCCGTGAGCCGCATGACCACCAACCACCTCACCGCCGCCCAGCGCGACGCCTCGACCCTGTTCCTGGAGGGCCAGGGCTGGGGCTACGGGGGCCAGGTCGACGTCACCCCCGTCGATCCCTGGAACGTCCCCGGCCGCTACGGCTGGGTGGGCGGCACCGGTACGACGGCCCACGTCGTCCCCCCGACGGGCACGGTCACCGTCCTGCTGACCCAGACGGCGATGACCGGCCCGACTCCGACACCGCTGATGCGAGAGTTCTGGCGGCACACGGCACAGTGCTAG
- a CDS encoding helix-turn-helix transcriptional regulator, which yields MARNVELSEFLRRSRARITPESVGLPERGAYRRVPGLRREEVAQLAGVSTDYYTRLEQGRQISPSTGVLEAVAAALRLDAAERAHLYDLAGPKPGAARRSAPTVQRVRPVVRRILDSFTDQAAFILGRRTDVLATNHLARALITDFDAMPARERNLTRWVLLDEAARSLYPDWEQVAAEMTAVLRLDAGRHPDDTRTAELVGELAMKSNHFRHWWADHKVFDRTHGHKRHHHPIVGDLTVDYQAFTMPGDSDQTLFLYLPAQDQPSQDAWKLLASWSAQGPAGPRPSSGHGGTTARGSHTRRPE from the coding sequence ATGGCGAGAAACGTCGAGCTCAGCGAATTCCTGCGCCGTAGTCGCGCCCGCATCACCCCCGAGTCGGTGGGGCTTCCCGAGCGGGGCGCCTATCGGCGGGTGCCGGGACTGCGCCGCGAGGAGGTCGCCCAGCTGGCCGGCGTGAGCACCGACTACTACACCCGCCTCGAACAGGGGCGGCAGATCAGCCCCTCGACGGGGGTACTGGAGGCCGTGGCCGCCGCGCTGCGGCTGGACGCGGCCGAGCGCGCCCACCTGTACGACCTCGCGGGGCCCAAGCCCGGCGCGGCCCGCCGTTCCGCACCGACCGTGCAACGCGTGCGGCCCGTGGTCCGGCGCATCCTGGACTCCTTCACCGACCAGGCCGCCTTCATCCTCGGGCGTCGCACCGACGTGCTCGCCACCAACCATCTCGCCCGCGCCCTGATCACCGACTTCGACGCGATGCCGGCACGGGAGCGCAACCTCACCCGCTGGGTACTGCTGGACGAGGCGGCTCGCTCCCTCTACCCGGACTGGGAACAGGTCGCCGCGGAGATGACCGCCGTCCTGCGACTCGACGCCGGCCGCCACCCGGACGACACCCGCACCGCCGAGCTGGTGGGCGAACTGGCCATGAAGAGCAACCACTTCCGCCATTGGTGGGCCGACCACAAAGTCTTCGACCGCACCCACGGGCACAAACGCCACCACCACCCCATCGTCGGCGACCTCACCGTCGACTACCAGGCGTTCACCATGCCGGGCGACTCCGACCAGACCCTGTTCCTGTATCTGCCGGCCCAGGACCAGCCCTCCCAGGACGCGTGGAAGCTGCTCGCCAGTTGGAGCGCCCAAGGACCCGCGGGTCCACGGCCGTCCAGCGGCCACGGCGGCACCACGGCGCGTGGCTCACACACCCGGCGCCCCGAGTAG
- a CDS encoding type 1 glutamine amidotransferase domain-containing protein — protein sequence MARILMVLSGVDHWTLTDGSKHPSGYWAEEFVVPHRIFGQAGFTVDIAAPTGGKPAADPVSLRPEVAGPEADEFAAYIDAAAEVLADPLALSDVDTARYDAIFLPGGHGPMEDLAHDPDLGRILVEADAARTIIAPVCHGPAALLSANLPGGHWLFAGRALTVFTDEEERLNGTADRAPWLVETVLAARGAVVRSANAWEAHVVVDGNLYSGQNPASSKPLAERLVAALTGR from the coding sequence ATGGCCAGGATCCTGATGGTGCTGTCGGGCGTCGACCACTGGACGCTGACCGACGGCAGCAAGCACCCCAGCGGCTACTGGGCCGAGGAATTCGTGGTCCCGCACCGCATCTTCGGTCAGGCCGGGTTCACCGTGGACATCGCCGCCCCCACCGGCGGAAAGCCGGCCGCCGATCCCGTGAGCCTGCGGCCCGAGGTCGCCGGCCCCGAGGCCGACGAGTTCGCCGCCTACATCGACGCGGCCGCCGAAGTGCTCGCCGATCCGCTGGCGCTCTCGGACGTCGACACGGCCCGGTACGACGCGATCTTCCTGCCCGGGGGCCACGGTCCCATGGAGGACCTTGCCCACGATCCCGACCTCGGGCGCATCCTCGTCGAGGCCGACGCCGCCAGGACGATCATCGCCCCGGTGTGCCACGGCCCGGCCGCGCTGCTGTCGGCGAACCTGCCGGGCGGACACTGGCTGTTCGCCGGACGTGCACTGACCGTGTTCACCGACGAGGAGGAGCGGCTGAACGGCACCGCCGACCGGGCGCCGTGGCTCGTCGAGACCGTACTCGCGGCCCGTGGCGCGGTCGTCCGGTCCGCGAACGCCTGGGAAGCGCACGTCGTCGTGGACGGAAACCTGTACTCCGGGCAGAACCCAGCCTCCAGCAAGCCACTGGCCGAACGGCTCGTCGCCGCGCTGACCGGTCGCTGA
- a CDS encoding NAD(P)-dependent alcohol dehydrogenase — MTTTTVAYAAHTPKAPLERTTIERRDVGEFDVLIDIRFAGICHSDIHQVDEGWDEGIFPMVPGHEIAGIVSAVGTGVTKFRAGDRVGVGCMVDSCRTCDNCRAGDEQYCTGSGMVGTYNDTGRDGLPTHGGYSQTIVVDENYVVRIPEGLSLDVAAPLLCAGITVYAPLRHWGAGPGKKVAVLGLGGLGHMAVKIAHALGAEVTVLSQSLRKKDDGLKLGADHYHATSDPRTFEELDGTFDVILSTVSAPLDFGAYLSLLKTDGALVNVGLPEEPVSVDLFGIVTGRKAIAGSLIGGIAETQEMLDFCAGHGLGAEIEVIRADQVNEAYQRVLKSDVRYRFVIDTATI, encoded by the coding sequence TTGACCACCACGACTGTCGCGTATGCCGCGCACACTCCGAAGGCTCCGCTGGAGCGCACCACCATCGAGCGCCGTGACGTCGGCGAGTTCGACGTCCTGATCGACATCCGATTCGCGGGTATCTGCCACTCCGACATCCACCAGGTCGACGAGGGCTGGGACGAAGGGATCTTCCCGATGGTCCCGGGTCACGAGATCGCGGGCATCGTCTCCGCGGTCGGGACGGGCGTCACCAAGTTCCGTGCCGGGGACCGCGTCGGAGTCGGCTGCATGGTCGACTCCTGCCGCACCTGCGACAACTGCAGGGCGGGCGACGAGCAGTACTGCACCGGCAGCGGCATGGTCGGCACCTACAACGACACCGGCCGGGACGGACTGCCCACCCACGGCGGTTACTCGCAGACCATCGTGGTCGACGAGAACTACGTGGTCCGCATCCCGGAGGGGCTGTCCTTGGACGTCGCCGCCCCGCTGCTGTGCGCGGGCATCACCGTCTACGCCCCGCTCCGGCACTGGGGCGCCGGCCCCGGGAAGAAGGTGGCGGTCCTCGGCCTGGGCGGCCTCGGCCACATGGCGGTCAAGATCGCCCACGCGCTCGGGGCCGAGGTCACCGTCCTCTCCCAGTCCCTGCGGAAGAAGGACGACGGCCTGAAGCTGGGCGCCGACCACTATCACGCGACCAGCGACCCGCGGACCTTCGAGGAGCTGGACGGCACCTTCGACGTCATCCTCTCGACCGTCTCGGCCCCCCTCGACTTCGGCGCGTACCTGTCCCTGCTGAAGACCGACGGCGCCCTCGTGAACGTCGGACTGCCCGAGGAACCGGTCTCCGTGGACCTCTTCGGCATCGTCACCGGCCGCAAGGCCATCGCCGGCTCCTTGATCGGTGGCATCGCGGAGACGCAGGAGATGCTCGACTTCTGCGCCGGGCACGGGCTCGGCGCGGAGATCGAGGTGATCCGGGCCGACCAGGTCAACGAGGCGTACCAGCGGGTACTCAAGAGCGACGTCAGGTACCGGTTCGTGATCGACACGGCCACGATCTGA
- a CDS encoding DUF2637 domain-containing protein — protein MNDDYPDLSAARHEQPPGHPGGTGGGRYGGPADALHEPGWDPVEELTYLLQDAVAAEQAATVPAPRGEPTRHDDLPGEPMDTPEEWAAERRSVRPSTTGHRKVRVRRSRFSWLTTVSFVIAALAAVIVSMVSVFGGMVAYAPLRRIASGTRSGLGPWWPLLVYGPWMVASLSVLRAALHRRRAVHSWYVVVLFSFVAVMFCVIDAHKSVTGVAAAVVPALASLTCFQQLVRQITLTRPPRQRTSRSWPSARPASPGRVEDENG, from the coding sequence GTGAATGACGACTATCCGGATCTCTCCGCCGCTCGCCACGAACAGCCTCCCGGGCATCCCGGCGGCACGGGTGGCGGTCGGTACGGCGGTCCCGCCGACGCCCTCCACGAACCGGGCTGGGACCCGGTCGAGGAGCTCACCTACCTCCTGCAGGACGCGGTCGCCGCGGAGCAGGCGGCCACCGTGCCGGCACCCCGCGGCGAGCCCACGCGCCACGACGACCTCCCCGGTGAGCCGATGGACACTCCGGAGGAGTGGGCGGCGGAACGGCGGTCCGTCCGGCCTTCGACGACGGGGCATCGGAAGGTGCGGGTCCGCAGGTCCCGGTTCAGCTGGCTGACGACCGTGAGTTTCGTGATCGCCGCGCTGGCCGCCGTCATCGTGTCGATGGTGAGTGTCTTCGGCGGCATGGTGGCCTACGCGCCACTGCGGCGCATCGCGTCCGGTACGCGGAGCGGCCTGGGTCCCTGGTGGCCCCTGCTCGTCTACGGTCCCTGGATGGTGGCGTCGCTCTCGGTCCTGCGCGCCGCACTGCACCGACGCCGCGCCGTGCACTCGTGGTACGTCGTCGTGCTGTTCTCCTTCGTCGCGGTGATGTTCTGTGTGATCGACGCGCACAAGTCCGTCACCGGTGTGGCCGCGGCCGTCGTACCGGCGCTCGCGTCCCTCACCTGCTTCCAGCAACTGGTCCGGCAGATCACCCTGACCAGGCCACCGCGGCAGCGCACGTCCCGCTCGTGGCCGAGCGCGCGTCCGGCGTCACCAGGACGCGTGGAGGACGAGAACGGTTGA
- a CDS encoding substrate-binding domain-containing protein, producing the protein MLRAAPDTGAFFCGNDQIARGVADTLREEGRRVPQDIAVVGYDNRDTMDLASRPPLTTIDVNLTEIGRVAALRLLEAIDGGTVGGVRTVPCRLILRESS; encoded by the coding sequence GTGCTGCGCGCCGCGCCCGACACCGGCGCGTTCTTCTGCGGCAACGACCAGATCGCCCGGGGCGTCGCGGACACCCTGCGCGAGGAGGGTCGCCGGGTGCCGCAGGACATCGCCGTCGTCGGCTACGACAACCGGGACACCATGGACCTCGCGTCCCGCCCGCCCCTGACCACGATCGACGTGAACCTCACGGAGATCGGCCGCGTCGCGGCCCTGCGCCTGCTGGAGGCGATAGACGGTGGGACGGTCGGCGGGGTGCGGACGGTGCCGTGCCGGCTGATCCTGCGCGAGTCGTCCTGA
- a CDS encoding dihydrofolate reductase family protein, protein MGKVVLYSSVSVDGFIADDNDQPGPLFDWLSSGDVPLDESGVLKVSQTSYDYVRPYWDEIGVTIVGRHVFDLTDGWDGKPPGGIDHVVVVSHRPMPEGWDPGAPFHFVDGVGSAVARAQELAGDRVVEVAAGDVGGQVLAAGLIDEVRMDVVPVVFGSGKRCFGSVHAQHLLEDPDVVIQGDRVLHLRHRVRR, encoded by the coding sequence GTGGGCAAGGTGGTCCTGTACAGCTCGGTGTCGGTGGACGGCTTCATCGCGGACGACAACGACCAGCCCGGGCCGCTGTTCGACTGGTTGTCCAGCGGTGACGTCCCGTTGGACGAGAGCGGCGTGCTGAAGGTGTCGCAGACGTCCTACGACTACGTCCGGCCGTACTGGGACGAGATCGGGGTCACGATCGTGGGCCGCCACGTCTTCGACCTGACGGACGGCTGGGACGGGAAGCCTCCGGGCGGGATCGACCACGTGGTCGTCGTGTCGCACCGGCCGATGCCCGAGGGCTGGGACCCCGGGGCGCCGTTCCACTTCGTCGACGGCGTCGGGTCGGCCGTGGCCAGGGCGCAGGAGCTCGCCGGTGACCGCGTGGTCGAGGTCGCCGCCGGCGACGTCGGCGGCCAGGTGCTTGCCGCGGGCCTGATCGACGAGGTGCGCATGGACGTCGTACCCGTCGTGTTCGGGTCCGGCAAGCGCTGCTTCGGGTCGGTCCACGCGCAGCACCTGTTGGAGGATCCCGACGTGGTGATCCAGGGCGACCGGGTGCTTCACCTGCGTCACCGGGTGCGCCGCTGA
- a CDS encoding serine/threonine-protein kinase, whose amino-acid sequence MTSEDGVTEKSAPTRVIAGRYSLLSRLGAGGMGTVWRAQDEVLHREVAIKEVRPPVGLSEAAVERMYTRLEREAWAAARVSHPNVVTVYDVAMEEGRPWIVMELVRGQSLADLLDAEGTLTAQRAASIGGEVLAALRAAHEAGVLHRDVKPANVLMAKDGRVILTDFGIAVVEGNTALTMTGEVVGSPEFLAPERALGKNPGLASDLWSLGVLLYAAVEGISPFRQNTPLSTLRAIVDTELPPTRRAGALAPVIEGLLRKDPDERLGAEQAAQDLRVVGEGGTLATETAREATYSPTVVTETEEQQQTTRLSMARTERRDTAPPSTTRAEAAAGPAAQPQAHQDATEVSAQPSAGHSAAPAHPAPTPPEPIGPVVGETAARSPSRPVSRRGVALVAAGAALCAVALAGTGYALFGGDDDGGKKGSTAGATASPGSASADTKGGSQGAEEAAAPGAGDDSSTSEGVRMKVTGSRTTYAGECPPPDGEAPTFTATFTVDRLPAQFSYRWVSKDGSVTDDAWRTLSFPNGGSLTKQVSVSLTTWAKAGTFSSEIGVELNAPLRGRSNTVPLSLTCETG is encoded by the coding sequence ATGACCAGTGAGGACGGCGTGACCGAGAAGTCGGCCCCCACACGTGTGATCGCCGGCCGCTACTCCCTGCTGTCACGCCTTGGCGCGGGGGGTATGGGCACCGTGTGGCGTGCTCAGGACGAGGTGCTGCACCGCGAGGTCGCGATCAAGGAGGTCCGTCCGCCCGTCGGGCTCAGCGAGGCCGCCGTCGAGCGGATGTACACGCGTCTGGAGCGCGAGGCGTGGGCGGCCGCACGGGTGTCGCACCCGAACGTGGTGACCGTCTACGACGTGGCGATGGAAGAGGGCCGCCCGTGGATCGTCATGGAGCTGGTACGGGGACAGTCCCTCGCCGACCTGCTCGACGCCGAGGGCACGCTCACCGCACAGCGCGCCGCGTCCATCGGCGGTGAGGTGCTCGCCGCGCTCCGGGCCGCCCACGAGGCGGGCGTCCTCCACCGCGACGTCAAGCCGGCCAACGTGCTGATGGCCAAGGACGGCCGGGTGATCCTCACCGATTTCGGAATCGCCGTGGTCGAGGGCAACACGGCGCTGACCATGACCGGTGAAGTCGTCGGATCGCCCGAATTCCTCGCGCCCGAGCGCGCCCTGGGCAAGAACCCCGGGCTGGCGTCGGACCTGTGGTCGCTCGGTGTCCTGCTCTACGCGGCCGTCGAAGGAATCTCCCCCTTCCGCCAGAACACGCCCCTGAGCACGCTCCGGGCCATCGTGGACACGGAGTTGCCCCCCACCCGGCGCGCCGGCGCCCTGGCCCCGGTCATCGAAGGGCTGCTGCGCAAGGATCCGGACGAACGCCTCGGCGCCGAACAGGCGGCCCAGGACCTCCGGGTGGTCGGCGAGGGCGGCACGCTCGCGACGGAGACCGCGCGCGAGGCCACGTACTCGCCGACCGTGGTGACGGAGACCGAGGAGCAGCAGCAGACGACACGGCTGTCCATGGCCCGGACCGAGAGGCGGGACACGGCACCGCCGTCCACCACGCGGGCCGAGGCCGCGGCCGGCCCCGCAGCGCAGCCCCAAGCGCACCAGGACGCCACGGAGGTCTCCGCGCAGCCGTCCGCCGGACACTCCGCGGCGCCCGCGCATCCCGCGCCGACCCCTCCCGAGCCGATCGGTCCCGTCGTCGGGGAGACAGCCGCGCGGAGTCCTTCCCGGCCGGTCTCGCGCCGCGGTGTCGCCCTCGTGGCGGCGGGTGCGGCTCTCTGCGCCGTGGCCCTCGCGGGCACGGGCTACGCCCTGTTCGGCGGAGACGACGACGGCGGGAAGAAGGGAAGCACGGCCGGCGCCACCGCGAGCCCCGGTTCGGCCTCGGCGGACACCAAGGGCGGCTCGCAGGGGGCCGAGGAGGCCGCCGCCCCCGGCGCGGGGGACGACTCGTCCACCTCCGAGGGGGTGCGCATGAAGGTGACGGGTTCCCGGACGACGTACGCGGGGGAGTGCCCGCCTCCGGACGGGGAGGCGCCCACCTTCACGGCGACGTTCACCGTCGACCGGCTCCCGGCACAGTTCTCCTACCGGTGGGTTTCCAAGGACGGCTCGGTCACCGACGACGCGTGGAGAACGTTGTCGTTCCCCAACGGCGGCAGTCTCACCAAGCAGGTCTCGGTCAGCCTGACCACGTGGGCGAAGGCCGGGACGTTCAGCAGCGAGATCGGCGTGGAGCTCAACGCTCCTCTCCGGGGCAGGTCCAACACGGTGCCCCTGTCGCTGACGTGCGAGACGGGATGA
- a CDS encoding LuxR family transcriptional regulator yields MGQEATGTDSGRPDAPAARAEQLPLAHEEMTLGIRLSRDGPVSDAHNLLLLAAGSLRTTDADRSREAGVHAVLAAWSGGDRDGCLAALDTLCPEDLPRDGASRADHDPVETFWRGYRDGMRGVLRGDFERAATLLRPVLDVLTARQETSRLLSAGTIALMLGDLGAARQVLGLALATARSETTPMLLPRVLEHLAYAELREGRYHQARVHAEAGLEAAAGRAQRNVTAGLSAVLALAASIAGDPATVATHARSALRIAHAHGLSQARTLAEWARARADLGHGHAEHAAARLAPLVQEGPRQGHFGLWMMAVPCYVEAAVLSGHDLGTGTGTDVELLIDRYARWASLGADPQAPAVVLRCRALVAGDERRETLFSAALARHASVDSPYEHARTHLAYGMWLRRRRRPVEARVQLRRAVMGFDQCGADVWTARADAELGAAGETPVAAPSIASGAAPLTLLTPQQLRIARSVALGATNREVARQLSISTRTVEYHLRNIFTHLGVRSRVALARCLGPDLSPPGRADGSAGSPAVRTAPD; encoded by the coding sequence GTGGGACAAGAGGCGACGGGTACGGACTCCGGCCGACCGGACGCTCCCGCTGCGCGGGCGGAGCAACTCCCGCTCGCGCACGAGGAGATGACGCTCGGGATTCGCCTGTCGCGGGACGGTCCCGTCTCCGACGCCCACAACCTCCTGCTGCTCGCCGCCGGTTCGCTCCGGACGACCGACGCGGACCGCTCGCGCGAGGCGGGCGTCCACGCCGTTCTGGCGGCCTGGTCGGGAGGTGACCGTGACGGCTGCCTCGCCGCCCTCGACACGCTGTGCCCCGAAGACCTTCCCCGCGACGGGGCATCCCGCGCGGACCACGATCCCGTCGAGACCTTCTGGCGCGGCTACCGTGACGGCATGCGCGGCGTCCTGCGCGGCGACTTCGAACGCGCCGCCACGCTGCTCCGCCCCGTGCTGGACGTACTGACGGCGCGGCAGGAGACCTCGCGGCTCCTGTCCGCGGGCACGATCGCCCTCATGCTGGGCGACCTCGGGGCCGCGCGGCAGGTCCTCGGCCTCGCCCTGGCCACCGCCCGCAGCGAGACGACACCGATGCTGCTTCCCCGCGTTCTGGAACATCTCGCCTACGCCGAGCTGCGGGAGGGGAGATACCACCAGGCCCGGGTCCACGCGGAAGCCGGTCTGGAGGCCGCCGCCGGCCGGGCGCAACGCAATGTGACGGCCGGCCTGTCCGCGGTCCTCGCCCTGGCCGCCTCCATCGCGGGCGACCCGGCCACGGTCGCGACGCACGCGCGGTCGGCGCTGCGGATCGCCCACGCCCACGGCCTCAGCCAGGCGAGGACGCTCGCCGAATGGGCCCGGGCCCGCGCGGACCTGGGGCACGGCCATGCGGAGCACGCCGCCGCGCGGCTGGCCCCGCTCGTCCAGGAGGGGCCGCGTCAGGGCCACTTCGGACTGTGGATGATGGCGGTCCCCTGCTACGTCGAGGCCGCGGTCCTGTCCGGCCACGACCTCGGCACCGGCACCGGCACCGACGTGGAACTCCTCATCGACCGCTACGCCCGGTGGGCCTCGCTGGGCGCGGATCCGCAGGCCCCGGCGGTCGTCCTGCGCTGCCGGGCCCTGGTGGCGGGCGACGAGCGCAGGGAGACCCTCTTCAGCGCGGCTCTGGCGCGGCACGCGAGTGTCGACAGTCCCTACGAGCACGCCCGGACCCACCTCGCGTACGGGATGTGGCTGCGGCGCCGACGCCGTCCCGTCGAGGCGCGCGTCCAACTGCGCCGTGCCGTCATGGGGTTCGACCAGTGCGGGGCCGACGTGTGGACCGCGCGGGCCGACGCCGAACTCGGTGCGGCCGGGGAGACGCCCGTCGCCGCGCCCTCCATCGCGTCCGGAGCGGCACCGCTGACGCTGCTCACCCCGCAACAGCTGCGGATCGCGCGGTCGGTGGCCCTCGGTGCCACCAATCGTGAGGTGGCCCGTCAGCTGTCGATCAGCACCCGGACCGTCGAGTACCACCTGCGCAACATCTTCACCCACCTCGGCGTACGGTCCCGGGTGGCCCTCGCCCGCTGCCTCGGCCCCGATCTCTCCCCGCCCGGGCGGGCCGACGGCTCCGCCGGCTCGCCGGCCGTCCGTACGGCGCCGGACTGA
- a CDS encoding cutinase family protein encodes MSRHASRRRLTLVSLAGVGALAAAGISLLPSMASAAPCADVEVIFARGTGEAPGLGITGTPLVKDIKSALPGRSVSSYAVDYAANFAQTSAGPGATDMTERVKSTAADCPDTSLVLGGYSQGGSVTDIALGIPTRLGTGRAVPAGLADRIKAVVVFGNPLRLSGRTIASESELFGIKAKEFCNTGDPVCGNGRNSAAHLTYHLNGSVEQGGRFAADRIGRG; translated from the coding sequence ATGTCACGTCATGCGTCACGGCGTCGTCTCACCCTCGTGTCCCTCGCGGGCGTCGGCGCTCTCGCCGCGGCCGGCATCTCCCTGCTGCCCTCGATGGCGTCCGCGGCTCCCTGCGCCGACGTCGAGGTCATCTTCGCCCGCGGCACCGGGGAGGCCCCGGGGCTCGGCATCACGGGAACCCCGCTCGTGAAGGACATCAAGAGCGCTCTGCCGGGCAGGTCGGTGTCGTCGTATGCCGTCGACTACGCGGCGAACTTCGCGCAGACGAGTGCGGGTCCCGGTGCCACCGACATGACGGAGCGCGTCAAGTCCACCGCCGCCGACTGCCCGGACACGTCTCTGGTGCTGGGCGGCTACTCCCAGGGCGGCAGTGTCACCGACATCGCCCTGGGCATCCCCACCCGGCTCGGCACCGGCCGTGCGGTCCCCGCCGGACTCGCCGATCGGATCAAGGCGGTCGTGGTCTTCGGCAACCCCCTGCGGTTGTCGGGCCGCACCATCGCCTCGGAGAGCGAGCTGTTCGGCATCAAGGCGAAGGAGTTCTGCAACACCGGCGACCCGGTCTGCGGCAACGGCCGCAACAGCGCCGCGCATCTGACGTACCACCTCAACGGCAGTGTGGAGCAGGGCGGCCGGTTCGCCGCCGACCGGATCGGGCGCGGCTGA
- a CDS encoding VOC family protein, with protein MTTSAHAGRLLFVNLPVADVERSKAFFARLGFGFDPMFTDGTAACMRVGEQASVMLLGHKTFAQFSKLPMADPTTHALALYCFGVSSRDEVDTVAETALAAGGVEADGPEDHGFMYARSFFDLDGHGWQVMWMDPSSTSDGSASTTPTSA; from the coding sequence ATGACCACTTCCGCACACGCCGGTCGCCTGCTGTTCGTCAACCTGCCCGTGGCGGACGTCGAGCGCAGCAAGGCGTTCTTCGCCCGGCTCGGGTTCGGCTTCGATCCGATGTTCACCGACGGGACCGCCGCGTGCATGCGGGTCGGCGAGCAGGCCTCCGTCATGCTCCTCGGCCACAAGACGTTCGCACAGTTCTCGAAGCTGCCGATGGCCGATCCGACCACGCACGCACTGGCGCTCTACTGTTTCGGAGTGTCGTCCCGCGACGAGGTGGACACGGTCGCCGAGACCGCGCTCGCGGCCGGCGGAGTGGAGGCGGACGGTCCCGAGGACCACGGCTTCATGTACGCACGCAGCTTCTTCGACCTCGACGGTCACGGCTGGCAGGTCATGTGGATGGACCCGTCGAGCACCTCGGACGGTTCGGCTTCCACCACGCCCACCAGTGCGTAG
- a CDS encoding VOC family protein produces MPKPDNAAPEGYTTVAPWVVTDDTGAFLDFVAEAFDGQELARVVTEDGLIGHAEIRVGDTVVLAFDRRADWPRTPSLLRVFVTDPDRAFARAVAAGGRVVTALTDDAFGQRGGRVKDPFGTIWWVVGRVEDVAEDEMWERLREPVHAEAMRVAQETLDAELSGRRHGRGSAPVRTTG; encoded by the coding sequence ATGCCGAAGCCGGACAACGCCGCGCCCGAGGGTTACACCACGGTCGCACCCTGGGTCGTGACCGACGACACGGGTGCCTTCCTCGACTTCGTCGCGGAGGCCTTCGACGGACAGGAGCTCGCGCGGGTGGTGACCGAGGACGGCCTGATCGGGCACGCCGAGATCCGCGTCGGCGACACCGTCGTGCTGGCTTTCGACCGGCGCGCGGACTGGCCCAGGACGCCGAGTCTGCTCCGTGTGTTCGTCACCGATCCGGACCGGGCGTTCGCGCGGGCCGTCGCGGCCGGCGGGCGGGTCGTCACCGCGCTGACGGACGACGCCTTCGGGCAGCGCGGCGGGCGTGTCAAGGACCCCTTCGGCACCATCTGGTGGGTGGTCGGGCGCGTCGAGGACGTCGCCGAGGACGAGATGTGGGAGCGCCTGCGGGAACCCGTCCACGCCGAGGCCATGCGGGTGGCGCAGGAGACGCTCGACGCGGAGCTGAGCGGCCGGCGCCACGGCCGCGGCAGCGCGCCCGTCAGGACCACCGGCTGA